The nucleotide window ACCAGAAATGGATTGAAGGTGGAAACTACGAGTTGTGCATCGAAGATGTTAGGGATGAAATCTGGGATATGGTTAAGCCAACTGACCCACTCAAGATTACACTGTCTGATTTGCTATCTTGTAAGCAGGGTGGGACTGTTGCCAGCATGCTTATCGATGTGCGAGGTTTCTGGGCACATGATAATAGAGAAAATCTTCTCCAAGAAGAGGAAGAACCAGAAGAAGAATGATGGCGTTTCATGTGCTAACACTGAACAGGTTTCTTAACATCTGTCTTACACTCTcacatgtatgatttcattttggcGTGTGGCTGTATCTTGCCATGTGATGTAAAAGAAGATAATAGAAATTGATACATGCTAATGATAAATGGCTCCTGTAATAGAGTTGTTTGTAAGTTGCTCCATTTTTAATCACATTCCCCTTTGATAAGATTCCACTAACACCTTGCATTAGGCTTGATAAATTGATTGGGTTACCTTTTCGCAGTCGAAGCCCTTATTTGTTAGTTATTGTGATCATCTGCAGTTTCAAGAGGAAGGAGAATACGAGAAATATGGATCATGTTTTAGGTAGATGTGCATATGAGGAATGCTGCCCACTCTCTAATAACAGTTACTACACTTGCTATATTATTGGTATACATCATCGATGATTGTGAGCTAATAATATAACAAACGTTAAAAGTGATTGTTATTGGAGATGGTGGCTAGCATTTCTCAAATGCATACATGAAATGACAAATTCACTATaaaataacaattaaattataatgggcttgtaaaattcagtTTTATTtgtgtttaaaatatatatttttaatcttttcaaaagaaaaaaatttatatatttttttaattataattactttTTCTTGCCTCAACTGGTTTTTTATGATTAGTTTGTCATATCATATAATGTATTAATTTTACATGGAATAGATAGAATGTGTGGGGTATGATATAATTACTTGTCACCGTTAGGGCAGTATTGTcaagaaaaatatattaattaaaattattaaaataataagaatattaatatgataaaataattttttaaattgcttttttcaattatttataaaataatattatttaaaagtattttttttattctaGATATCAATGTTAATTGTCAAATGGAACTTTAAAAATCAGTAAATTAATGTccattaaattctttttttttttaattttattatgtgaAAAGcacatttataattttaatgcaAAGAAGAgagtaaaattatatataaaattttcttGTGAAAAATATATAGTATCTTTTTATGCATGTGTTTTCTTTTTTAACAAAATGTTATAACAATATGCGTATGAGTTTTTGGTTTATTGAATGTTTCAATAAAAAATGTTTATAAAATATGCTGtcctgagatttttttttttttttttttaagcatccTCTTCTGAGAGTTTAcaataaaaagggaaaaaaatttgatgatgataataaaataaaatataaaacaatTTAAAATGACATGACCGTTAAATTAGACATTGTGCAAAGATTCAGGAAACGGAGGCCTACTACTCACTGTTTCTCTCCCTTCCTGAGGTCAATCGAAATCAAtctcaatctctctctctctctctcaatcatGGCAGACCAGAGCACAAACCCTTCAATCATGGCGCCTAAAGCCACCACTTCCACTTCACCAGATAGCAGAAACACCAACGCACAAGCTCCTTTTGAAGCAATGGCTCAACGAAGAGACCCAAATGAATTCTGTCCATAAAGAGATCACAGAGCTATatatctttttcttcctcttccacTCCAGTGCCTTGCTCCTTCTCTTCAATGCCTCCTCCAAAGACCCACCTGGAACTAGTGCTTCCTCCTGCAAGAGATCACGGATCCCATCATTGTGTTCTCTTTTGTGTTCTCTGGGGATAACCTGGGCTGTTCGATATAAAATTGATGAAGAACTCCACTTGGAGAAGTTGttggagagagagaaagaggatggGAAGTTGTTGTCCAAGTCGAAATTGAGAAAGGTTCAAAAGATCCTGATTCTTGCAGTGTGACCGAGAAATCGCACCAGCTCTGCTCCAGAATAAGGTGGTCCAAGGCAAAAACTTATCATCAGAATCTTAGGATAAAAAACCCCAGATACTGATGTAAAGGGAAACCTGGCATCGTAATATCTTACATATTTCTGAATCGCAAACTGTAGAAGAAAATCATAAATTGCGACAGCAATGTGGAGCCTTGATTACGATTCCCAAAAGTATGTTAGCTGATAAATGCTAAAAAATGATTCGGATAAAATGGGATTTTATGTGTGCTTGTGATATGAGGTTCTAGCTATGAGATGTTTTGCTTGTATCATAAAAAATATTGCTGCAAAGGGGAAGGACAGACTGATTGGGTTTCACAACTCTCAAGGATCCAGGGACGCTTGGAGCTCTTGGATAATGGTGTAAAACTAGccagatatatacatatatatatacatatataaaggaAACTTGTGAGAATTTGTCAAATAGACTGGCATCTGATGAATGTTAATATTGCAACGAAAAACTTGTACAACAGCGTGACTTGCATCAAAATAAGGCCATTCAGATGGATGGCAATTTTCAGACCATTCCTACCATATCTGTTCTTGTACAGCATTTCGTTGCCCAACATATATTTTTTCACTTGCTAGACATTGAATTGTTTCCTAGGGGTGGGAACTCGATTTTCCATGGATTGCAATCTTTGTTTGAGATGGAAAACTTCAACCTGCAGGATATATTACTTCTTAAGATTAAGAATACTCTGTTAAAAATGGCTATTTTTCTTACTTCCTTTGGTATTTGGCATATAGTGATTACCTGTAGTTGGAATGCTCTAGCCCTTTCCCCTGCGAGGACTCCCCTAGTAGAATGTAGTTCCTACATAAATATATGATTGGTCAGACTATGATCAACAAATCAATCTTAATATTGCCCATAGGAAACTGCATAACATAAAATACCTTCTGTGTATCATCCAAAACTGCCTTAAGGAAAGCCAACTCATGCTCAAGCCTTACATTGTCAGAATGGACAATATTTGACAAGCTGTTGGCCTCTTCTTGTGCTAGCTCTACACCAGCTAGCTTCTCTTTTAGCAACTCCATCTCCCTTCGTGTGTCTGCCAACTTTTTCTCCATATCTTGTTTACTCTTCATAACAGAGGATAGATTTTTCTCTGCAGCATCTCGACTTGACAATGCAGCAGCCAGTTGTCCCTCCAGTATCCCATTCTTTCGTATTAGTGCAGTTATTTTTGTTTCATATAATTGATATACACTTGAATGGCCTCCTGTTATACCGTCAGTTTCTGGTACTAATACATCCGGATTATCAAGTAGATGGTTTCCAATTCCTTGATTCTGGGAATTCAAATTTTCATactcaaacacatgagaattctCCTCCGCAATAATTTTACCTATTGACACGTTAGTCTGAATTGACATATCAGGTTGACTTGTTTGGTGTCCCATTGCCTGAAAAAAAAATATCATGTTTAtattaacataaaatataaacgtCTCACTGTGAATTTATGTTCCAACatggaaaaattacaattttacatTTATGTCTTTTCGTTTGTTTATCCACAAATTAGCAGTAAGCTTGCCAAATAGCTGTTGTAGAAAAAATAGCATGTTAATAATGATGAATTGTAAGATTAGAATTGGACCAATCACTGCAAGGGATGTAGAACTGCAAAAAGAATTTTAGGAATCCAGAATTTAGGTCTAGAACTTAGAAATCATTGCATCTCTAATAAGGGTTGAAATTTGACCATGAATACACTCTTCTCTAGTGACACAAGCTGCTATGTAATGATCTCTTAATTTTTCATTGTAAATAACCAGAATACTGAATTTCAGTTTCATCAATTAAAAACTGAGCTTATTATATTAATATGCTAGATTTCATATAACACTAAGAATTAGTGATGACCGTTAAATTGGTGAGAACCATCAACTTACCATAGATGAAAATGTTCCATCTTCTGAATTCTTTGCCATCTTAACAGCTGTGTTATGTTCTTCCTCGTGAAATTGCTTGTGCAGTGAGACACTGCCAGAAACAGAATATGGATCAAAAAGTGTCTCTGACAAAGATTTTCTACCAGAAACATGCTGCTCAACTGCAGATGCCAAAATTTGTCTTGCAAGGGATTCGTCTGAACGCTGGGAAGAACCAGTACTGAGTTGTGCACCCAGCCCCATGGATGATGACCGTTTTCCAAACAACATAGGGTCAGGACCTTTACTAGCAACAGATTTTCGACTCATGGATGATTCATTCTTATCCATACCCATAACTTCAACCTGTAATGCAATGTAAAACAAAATTAACAGTTTAGAAAAATAGCTCTTGAAAAATGTGATTTCAGCCTCCAACCTGATTTGATGGCTCCTTTTTGGATCCTCCAAATGCAACTAGAAAATCCTTTTCCTTGTGTTGCACAAGCACCATGCTAAATCCCTGAGAGTGAAACAAGTGTTTTAGGCAGACAAatacagttaaaaaaaaaaacagagcaAGAAGAAATAAACATGTGGCCATGCTGCCTACAAAATACAGGACAGCATAAATTGAAGTCTAAATCTACGAAGCCATAGTATTCAAACAAGTTTCAgctacaaaaaaaaaatcaaataaattgtTTACATCAACCATTTCTCAGCAAATTAGTCCCCTAGCTTACACTATCATATATGCAGGGTAAGGATCACCTTGTTCGTCGTGATAGAAGATGGGGATGCTGCAAAGGCTACAGACCACTCCACTTTCAAAATATCAAAAACCAAAGTTTCCGAGTGTCCTGCAGGTACAAGGAGATAAGGTTTCAACAGCATGCAACTGCATGGCTGTGTGACAAAATGTTTGAAGAATAGACCAATAATGTGTCCATGAATTGATAATGAAAAAGCAAAATATCTTTAAGGCATGTAGAAGGTTTCAAACACTGAACAAGGACTTCAGCTTAACGGCTACAAGATCACAAACTAGCTATTAATTATGCACCAACATGGACTTGACATAGAGAAACAAGAAAACTCATTCATGTAATGCAATATGAGAGAAATTGGATATCCTTTTTCTTTGAGCTAAAGTTGCAAAATATTAAAAACAGGTCAGAAATGATGAAGCATGTGCTTATTAGCTCATGCGGCATACGTTTTTTTCGGCTACCACCTCCTGCTATGTACCATTTAGTTCCACATAAAACTCCACAACAACCAGCCCTAGGAGATGGATGGAAACCTCGTATCTTTATTCTTGACCAACCCATCTgaggaaaagaaatagaatataagatGCAACAATTAATATGAAGTTGCTTTTATCTGGCCATAAAATAGTTAACATGGCAATATTAAGAATGAATTTAAGCACCGTTTCAAAGTCAAGTGAATACAAGTCATTCAAAGTCCGTGACTTTGATGCTCCTCCAAATATAAGTAGCATTTTATCATCACAAAGAGCAGCCAAATGGTTGGATCTTGGAGATGGTGCTGTTCCTCTGCACACACAAGGGAATGCTAATTGAAAACCTAAATGCATATCTCCATCATGTAGAGCAGAGTACATGCAGCAAAATCAACTCACGTGCAATGTAAAGGGAGCCATGTTAAAGACTTCAGATCAAACATATGTAGATCATTTAATTTTCTCCTTTTAGCATCTTCACCCCCAAATAAAATTAAAGCATAGCTTGCCCTGACAGCTGTATGACCACTGCGAGCAACCTGTAATGCATATGTAATGTCTCATCAGGAAGCATGCTTCTATTTTTAAAGCCCACTTATTCACACATTAAGTTCAGAGTTTTGTAACAGAAACAACCAGATCAGATTGTCAATTCAAACAATAGAGTGATATAACAATGATAGCAAAAAGCCACTGTTattaaattttttgataaaaacacTTTGAATAGGAATTTTCGCTGCAGTATCAGATAGGCTGCTGTGATGGTACCGGCACATCTCCCTTTGCTTCCAAAAGTGACCAACACTCTGTTTCTGTGTCAAATGCCCACACTGAAAGCCAAAAAGAGAATTGGAGTAATTTCAAATCATCCAGGAGCACAAATACATGGCAATATGAGTGTGACAAACGCAAAAATCCAACCTGAAATTCTATCACTTGCAGGATCTGTTTTTCCTCCAATTAGAAGTGCCTTCTTCCCCCATGAAACCTAGCCAACAGTTATGGCAGAGCATTTTAAGCAACCAGCATAACAAAAGTATAGACCACCTcaactaattataaattattcTTGATTAAGGAAAAACAGCACATGATGCACAAGAAACTCATACCATATCCATGCAACAGGAACAATATCCTTTCCTTCCCAATTTCACTCTATCAATATGTCATTTGCAACTTTTGCATTTTATCAAGTATCAAATACAGGTTGTTTCTTTTTCTAATTCCCTTCAGGTTTTCTATTATAGTTTAATACACCACCTTCAAAACTTGGTGTAAAacataacttttattttcttgccTGAATCTGTAGTGCAAAATATCCCTTTGCAACTAAATGTAACAACTGAGTTAACTTTTTTAATTGACATTGTTGTGAAAATAATTAAGCAACCAAACTTCTCATTCACGTAAAATGCACCATCAAATATCTTGAACTTGAAATACCCTACATCAAATCATATAGGCCAACATTGAAGCACATAATACGCAATAATGCAGTGGAAGAGAACTGGCGCCTAATTGACAGTACCAGACAATGGCCCTTGCATGCAGGGATCTTTAGCGGCAGGCTGCTCGGTGACAAGTAAAGCTTCGATGAAATTGCAGTCCAGGTAAATTGGTCAAAATTAAGCACCTAAACGAGAAATGAAAAAGACTGCATTAACTCCAACAGTACGGCTATAGACTTGAGAGAAATTTGAGAAACTCTCAAGTGAAATATTCAAATGATCACTCTCAAATGTGTTCATCACTTTTAAACAACTAAATTGCCCAGTAATGCAATGTAAAGTAAGATTTCCCTTTCTTTATTCATAATGTGGTAAAAAACACTAAAAACAAATGGAATATGAAGAAAGGCTCTTTACCTGTACATCATCTAACAATCCACTTCCAGACTCACCACCAACCACAATCATCTTGTCACCAATCACAGTCGCAGCATGCTATTTAAGAAGGGGAAAAGAGTTTTCACTTCAACCAGGATAGCATATGCATAAGAAGATATCAATAGACCATAAACATCAATCACTTCTTACATTGGATCGAGGCGCTGGTTTGTCCCCAGATATAGACAACACCATCCAGTTCTCAGAGTTTCCTGATGTAGAGTTATTAATATCAGGTGGACCAGATGAACACTGACAATCGAGCTCATCAGAATGACTAATTGTAGGGGCAACACCTTCACTCTAAAGGGGTTGAAATTTTGAAGTGCTTAGCACAATGCATACGAACCCATTAATGCCATGACAATCAAACAAGTTAGAAGCCTTACATTGGGATTGTTAATTCGTTTCTGCGGTCTAATAGGACTTCTAGTTACAAGTGTTGCATCCGAGAGTTGTACCTTCTTCACTCTGACAGAAAACAGCATTGGCATCCAAATTTGGAAACATTACATTACCATCAGAATCTAAATTTTTGgagaaaattcaattcaattaccAGCATAATATCCAGCAGTCAATTTACAAGCTTAACTAAAACTTCATCTACCTATCAACACATTTACCAAGTTTTTGGACAAAATGAGGAAAAACCCAAAAATAAACAGGCGTCAACCATAGCTAAACTCAAAGTTAGAAAAAACTGACCTGCCGAGTTTCATGCGTCTACGAGAGAAACCAAACATTTTGCTTGAATTAGAAGTTCAACACTTTAAAACACGTTCTCTACCAGAAAGCCACCAGTTATCAAGTTGCTTTGAACAAAACCCTAAAATTTTCAGCAATGCAACCAAAAAATTATCAAGAAAAGCCCAAAGAAGCATAATCAAGAACCCAAAACATATTGTCAAAAAAGTTCTATAAACAGTTACAAACAGAAGAACAGACAAgctaatacacacacacacacacacacacaatggGTCAGGAACCTACCTATGAAAAAAGACATCTGACAGAAAACAACAGTGGACAATGTAGGTTTCTGAGAAAACAAAACTAGTGAAGAAGTTGAAAAAGAAAGTAGCAGCAAGTACTACAAGTGAAAAGTAACACATTACAATGGAATCCCTGGTCCAAGAAAAAGCTGGTCAAGTGAAAGAGCTGGTGCTTTCTTCTAGTGAGCTGTaactgaagagagagagagatagagattgTCCTTCGGTGAATTCTGGTTGAGACTTTAGGATAAATAGGGAGAGATATTTGCttagttttctttattttttttaattatttttaaaattatataattccattactttttaatttttgaattatttaatttttataataataatttatttcttttaaaatattaattaataaaaattttgatttaaattaaatgaatgtattaaaaataaataaaataaaaatataaaaaataaataatatatttttaaaataaaagaagttaaataattaattttgttactttaaaaaataattaattttattaaaataagaatACATAACAAtttttcaaatgaataattttaatttggaaaaatgaattaataataataaattatatttgttAGGAGAAGATGTACGTGTGCTGCGGAGTATCCAATAATTTTTGGATCATATGAATGAGAAATGACCGTTGGGTGAGGCGTTAGGAAGATGAGTTTTTAGTTTCGGACGGAGAGAGAGAAAAATTAATTGCGTGCGGCAGTGCGCCCATAGTCATAACGTGGAGGTGACTTTCCCGGTTTTGTATTCGGACTTGAACATTGCAGATTATCGAATCAGTTTTCTCCacgtgataaattggaaactgctgcggaattattaaatatatagtaATAATATTTTTCCTAATAAGCTCTTTTTATAATAGACAAAATATATGAGATGTAGTATGTATATTAAGTGTATTTAATGATTTCTCACAATCTTGAGAAAttatttagagaaaaaaaataaagagaaaataatgaaaaaaatggAAGTGAATGAAAATTACTATactttgaaggaaaataaaaaaattaaataataaaatatttattatatgtaaataaaataaattattataaaaataacaatgtaatttcatttatttacttttctTCGAGTTAAAGAGAAAGTCATTTGTGAGACTTTTATTGTGAATATAAAATATAAGATATGAATTTTTCTTATATAAACTCAATTTTTATTATGaactcaaaatacaaaatatatagaGAGActcacatattaaattttagagttCTATCTATTAAAACTTACTAAATACACATACTTATATCTTAAATCTATATTAAATCGGATATAAACAATACTTTCTAATATTTATATTCCCTCACATAGCTCAAGGAAACTTCAATACTGTAATTAATTTcacatttcaataataaacagaaTTTTATTTATGGGAATCTTTTATTGGACTGTAatattttctaatttatttaattttaactaaaatttaaatttaaaatctcatattttaaatatataattattaaaaatgtgACTttgaaggtaaaaaaaaaaaaaaagcaatccaTAGGCAAACTTAATATTATAATTAGCAAGAAAGACATAACATTAGGTTTGTATATATAGCATTACAAAAGGGGATTACCGTATAACTAGCTAGTCTCGTTAAAACTACGAGATAAACTCATTAATACTCATAATCCATCAATGGATCTTGCACTGtactattttatatatatatataaacacacaCGTAATCAAAAGGCATCCATGCTTATTCTATTTATATATTAGAGTAGCGTGGGTGATGCATGCCCAAGAGTTAATTACTGGATGATATATATTAATTCAAACCCATAATGCCCCTGCACGTCGAAGCATTGGGATTAAGGAGCGATTAAGGTGAAGACTCATGACCTCATTGGCTCCACCCACAAGTTCACCTCCAATGAAAACCGCAGGCAAGGTTGGGGACCCAAGTCTCGACAGTGCTtgctctatttcccttcctctaGGTATCTCATCTAGCTCATGAACTGCAGGGTTCACTCCAAAGTCACACAACAGGGTCTTTATCGCATGGCATATGCCACAAGTGCTCCTGCTAAAGATCACCACTGGCCTCTCCGATGCCAATTGTGTCACCCTCTCCATTCTCTCTCTATGTATAAAGCTCTCTACCTTCAGATTATTCAAAGTCCAAATTAATACAAGTCTAAAGCCCAATGCCAAGTAGAAGCAAGAAGGCACAATGTGAATCAACTGGTGGGTAAAAAACTGATTGGTGAATGGTAAACTATATATCAAGACATATGATAGTTAGAAGCTAGGGTTTATGGTGTGAGGTGCTTCTTGCTCTTGGGCTCCATGAAGGAGGCATTTATataggtttttttttcttttttttttttaattttttttcttccctGAAGAGTACAAATGGAAGGTTGAATGTGAAGCAAAATGAGAATGTTCTATTAGATATTTAGGGTTGGATTGGAATTTGGAAATGATCACTACTTTTTTCCATTAGAGAAAGAAGGAAAAAGGCAATCGCACAATGAAGAATCTTTTTTATAcggaaaataattattgagagaCATATCCTTAGTACGGTTTCACATTATTATAACATGAAGAATTCCCCACATATGTGTACATTGTATGCCTCTTCTTCATCTCTATCCAAAGTCTCTTTCATAGAGCATTTTAAGGCATATATGATGAAGTgggagagaaaaaaaaagtaGGATTTATATCCATTTGGGACCTTTTCTGATGGCAACAAGATTCGCTCCCAATTAAAGAAAATTGAATTAACATTTATATGAAAGAAAGATCAAGTGAAAATATTAGATAAATTAAATGTTAAGTAGTAGTCATCAAATCTTTGTGCAAAACTTATTTTGGAATGATTCATTCTCATCATATAGTAACCATGCCAATGATCGTATCTCCCTTGTGGATTTTTGTTTGAttatcttttctttctttcttttttgggTGTTATATTGCATAATTGTAATAGATAGAAGAAGAGTAATACATTAGAATTCCCACGCAATAGATAAAGATGATCAAGAACAGGAAATATATATCATTAAAATTTGCAGCAGAGACTTTTTTGTTTTCGGATAAAGAAATCGTTTTCTTGCTTTTTTGCAGCAGAAACTTCATTTTCTCGCTTTGGATCGCACACAGTTTTCCACCATTCAAAGTGACCGTCGCGTACATGGAAAGAAGAGAGGCAGATGCCTGCATGTTGGTCCCCATTGTCATCCTTTTGATCTCtacctgattttttttttcattattttaatatattaaaataaaggtACTTACTTTCTTCATTTCTTTTCCCCTTTAATGGTGATTTCGAATCCCTAGTCATTTTAACATCCGTATATAAAGTTGTACATTCAGAAATATTTATGCACATACTCCATATTCTTCATGAAGGACATGTTATTTTCAATTGGTGGATATTGCCACATATCCAGAACCTACGCCTCATTATTTCccattcaccatataaataattaaGAATATATATTTTCAAGAATTCTTGTGACTAGCTCcatttttagaaaaattatatactaCATTGATTATTCATATAGGAGTTGGAACATATATATGCCCGTATTCTCTTATCTTCTTTCTCAATACATGCTTATCTGTTAATTGTATATTTGCATACATAGTCAGAAATGACcaaacatatacattaaatatctccaatatttttataaaaatgtttGATAGCATCTCAAACTTTTATTTTGACGTATTAAATAtctcaatttttatttttctatttattaaatataaatttatttactaaATGATCATATCAATAAGATAAGTGAAAGTAACTATAAATATATCGACATGAACTTTTAACAATACtaatattagtaaaaattatcATTTGAGACCGAGAGATGCGAGAAATATTgtgaaaaaagaattaaaaaattgataaaaataaaaatgatgttGGTATTTTACTATATCATTTGAATAATAAACTTGTTCATTTTTTATCAGCATGTGGTAATAAATGAACTGAAAATTTTTTGTGCAGTATATTTTATGTTGAACTTACAAACGATAGGAGAAATATGACATGAGACATCTAATTAATTTTGTTATTACCATATATCTACGTCAGAATAGACATTATTATGCTATGCATGCATGATATATAtgcatgtatgtatatatatgtatagagTAATGGAGGCAGCATCTAATGAGAGAGAAGGAGGCGATAAGATCCCCAGAAAGGAGGATGGTGGGAAGTGGAAAAAAGAATGTCAACTTTATGCAAATGATGATAAAGAAGAATGCGAGGACGTATCCTGGCATCACATATATTGCCTTCATGATATTGATATATAGCCTAGCAGCTGATTATAGACACCTGTGCTTACATATTCT belongs to Hevea brasiliensis isolate MT/VB/25A 57/8 chromosome 4, ASM3005281v1, whole genome shotgun sequence and includes:
- the LOC110664244 gene encoding acyl-CoA-binding domain-containing protein 6 isoform X1; amino-acid sequence: MFGFSRRRMKLGRVKKVQLSDATLVTRSPIRPQKRINNPNSEGVAPTISHSDELDCQCSSGPPDINNSTSGNSENWMVLSISGDKPAPRSNHAATVIGDKMIVVGGESGSGLLDDVQVLNFDQFTWTAISSKLYLSPSSLPLKIPACKGHCLVSWGKKALLIGGKTDPASDRISVWAFDTETECWSLLEAKGDVPVARSGHTAVRASYALILFGGEDAKRRKLNDLHMFDLKSLTWLPLHCTGTAPSPRSNHLAALCDDKMLLIFGGASKSRTLNDLYSLDFETMGWSRIKIRGFHPSPRAGCCGVLCGTKWYIAGGGSRKKRHSETLVFDILKVEWSVAFAASPSSITTNKGFSMVLVQHKEKDFLVAFGGSKKEPSNQVEVMGMDKNESSMSRKSVASKGPDPMLFGKRSSSMGLGAQLSTGSSQRSDESLARQILASAVEQHVSGRKSLSETLFDPYSVSGSVSLHKQFHEEEHNTAVKMAKNSEDGTFSSMAMGHQTSQPDMSIQTNVSIGKIIAEENSHVFEYENLNSQNQGIGNHLLDNPDVLVPETDGITGGHSSVYQLYETKITALIRKNGILEGQLAAALSSRDAAEKNLSSVMKSKQDMEKKLADTRREMELLKEKLAGVELAQEEANSLSNIVHSDNVRLEHELAFLKAVLDDTQKELHSTRGVLAGERARAFQLQVEVFHLKQRLQSMENRVPTPRKQFNV
- the LOC110664244 gene encoding acyl-CoA-binding domain-containing protein 6 isoform X2; this encodes MPMLFSVRVKKVQLSDATLVTRSPIRPQKRINNPNSEGVAPTISHSDELDCQCSSGPPDINNSTSGNSENWMVLSISGDKPAPRSNHAATVIGDKMIVVGGESGSGLLDDVQVLNFDQFTWTAISSKLYLSPSSLPLKIPACKGHCLVSWGKKALLIGGKTDPASDRISVWAFDTETECWSLLEAKGDVPVARSGHTAVRASYALILFGGEDAKRRKLNDLHMFDLKSLTWLPLHCTGTAPSPRSNHLAALCDDKMLLIFGGASKSRTLNDLYSLDFETMGWSRIKIRGFHPSPRAGCCGVLCGTKWYIAGGGSRKKRHSETLVFDILKVEWSVAFAASPSSITTNKGFSMVLVQHKEKDFLVAFGGSKKEPSNQVEVMGMDKNESSMSRKSVASKGPDPMLFGKRSSSMGLGAQLSTGSSQRSDESLARQILASAVEQHVSGRKSLSETLFDPYSVSGSVSLHKQFHEEEHNTAVKMAKNSEDGTFSSMTNVSIGKIIAEENSHVFEYENLNSQNQGIGNHLLDNPDVLVPETDGITGGHSSVYQLYETKITALIRKNGILEGQLAAALSSRDAAEKNLSSVMKSKQDMEKKLADTRREMELLKEKLAGVELAQEEANSLSNIVHSDNVRLEHELAFLKAVLDDTQKELHSTRGVLAGERARAFQLQVEVFHLKQRLQSMENRVPTPRKQFNV
- the LOC110664218 gene encoding monothiol glutaredoxin-S2-like, with amino-acid sequence MERVTQLASERPVVIFSRSTCGICHAIKTLLCDFGVNPAVHELDEIPRGREIEQALSRLGSPTLPAVFIGGELVGGANEVMSLHLNRSLIPMLRRAGALWV